In one window of Paraflavitalea soli DNA:
- a CDS encoding carboxymuconolactone decarboxylase family protein produces MERISFSEMPEGLYQVLAQGEAYIAKSGIDKTLIHLIKMRVSQINSCAYCIDMHYKEAVHAGETPLRIISVSAWRETPYYTPQEQAVLAFAETLTHMKAEEHSDHIHDDLNKYFSKQEIAYLTLAVIQINSWNRLTRSTGVVPGNYQVKEKAAAH; encoded by the coding sequence ATGGAAAGGATCTCTTTTTCAGAAATGCCCGAAGGTCTGTACCAGGTATTGGCGCAAGGGGAAGCTTATATTGCTAAATCAGGTATTGATAAGACGCTGATACACCTCATCAAGATGCGTGTATCCCAAATTAATAGTTGTGCTTATTGCATTGATATGCATTACAAAGAAGCGGTTCATGCAGGAGAAACACCGCTGCGGATCATTTCTGTATCGGCCTGGCGTGAAACACCTTACTATACGCCCCAGGAACAAGCTGTACTGGCATTCGCCGAAACGCTTACGCATATGAAGGCTGAAGAGCACAGTGATCATATTCATGATGACCTGAACAAGTATTTTAGCAAGCAGGAGATCGCCTATCTTACACTCGCTGTTATTCAGATCAATTCCTGGAACAGGCTTACGCGTTCAACCGGTGTAGTACCTGGAAACTATCAGGTGAAAGAAAAGGCTGCGGCGCATTAA
- a CDS encoding alpha-2-macroglobulin family protein: MRKQSLALTTVLVVIFLLACNRSIVNLDYTNAKGEVQSLGNLVFRFDKSLVADSLLNQWDSTDYISFEPKIPGRFRWESPDQLVFSPSRPLPPATSFKAKLNSDILQHSKYGKIGKADEISFTTPYLQLDNTNVTWTLADERSTTAVPQVDLYFNYPVNPATIKEKMKLEIGGKAASYDVLTLSNDSKVSLRILGIKAEDKDLDAKVTLDKGLVPDGGTNGTKEAIENKLIIPSPFNLSINDVTAEHDGTGGTVYVRTSQQVVMENIGSRIQFDPAVKFTVAQTDDGFSINSESFDADKTYSITIGKGLRGRIGGVLREEYKGNVAFGELEPSLSFGNSKGVYLSSKGSQNIEVKIINIPKVKVIISKIYESNLLFAQRYGYYPKDARNSSDDEGEYYEDDYGSGGDLSVGDVVYEKEIDTRSLPKFGNSRLFTFNVEDRLPDFKGIYHIKIRSATDYWVTDSRFISKSDLGLIAKEGKDKIFVFANSIKTAEAVNGVNVIAYGNNNQVLGMGTTNAEGVAELALARKEFAGFRPAMIIAKTGDDFNYLPFNNTRVNTSRFEVGGKRSNSTGMDAFIYAERDIYRPGEKVNFSVILRDRLWKSPGELPVKMKFLMPNGKELKTFRKNLNAQGSLEADVDIATSAITGSYTLEVYTSNDVLLGSKNFSIEEFVPDRIKVAAKLDKPFLLPGQTGTLSINAVNFFGPPAANRNYEAEIQVKQKYFSPKKYNRFNFSIQNQGISFEKDVKEGKTDDNGNATMSYEVPELYANKGLLQATFYATVFDETGRPVSRSTSADIFTQQVYFGVGSDGYWYYPLNQSIKFPLIALDRNEGIANGAKAEIKVIKHEYRTILRKEGSYFRYESQQDDKVVAQQVLAVNGENTAFSFVPRSPGNYEMRVAIPGASSYVSRSFYSYGSWGGDNSSFEVDTEGNIDISMDKSAYQTGESAKVLFKTPFSGRMLVTMETDKVVSYQYVNVENRTASVDLKLTPDHLPNVYVTATLIKPHDVSEIPLTVAHGFQSIRVEETDRKIAVTIEAQKAVRSRTHQKVTVKAKPGSFVTLAAVDNGVLQVSDFKTPDPYGYFYAPKSLEVQAYDMYPLLFPELRARLSSTGGDGDLEMNKRTNPMPAKRIKIVSYWSGIAKADGSGNASFEFDIPQFSGEVRLMAVAYKDESFGSSESAITVADPLVLSTALPRFLSPGDTATVPVIITNTTAKSTSATATLSVSGPLKVVGDSKQSVSLNANSESRAVFQVVAAPAVNVGKVSVEVQGLGEKFTDETEISVRPASPLQVVTGAGSLTGGNTQRINIPLNDFMAGSADYQLVVSRSPALELGKQLRYLVQYPYGCTEQTVSAAFPQLYYDDMAQQMQTKQAGNSGANWNVLEAIRKIKLRQLRTGGVTLWDGEGTEQWWTSIYAAHFLIEAQKAGFDVDKSLLNGLTSFMNNRLRDKETINYYYNQKEQKKIAPKEVAYSLYVLALAGKPNVSTMNYYKANPALLSLDGKYLLGVAYAIAGDKAKFRELLPTSFTGEVSVAQTGGSFYSDIRDEAVSLNALLDVDPGNPQIPIMTAHVAKQLKQRTWYSTQECSFSFLALGKQARAANKATVTAEVKVNGKTVGKAEANTLKLNAQQLGNNNVEITTKGEGRLYYFWQSEGISVSGSYKEEDNYIRVRRKFFDRYGRVVTGNTFKQNDMVVVQITLEKAYNGDVENVVITDLLPAGFEIENPRTKEIPGMDWIKDGHTPTYLDVRDDRINLFVDLTSSRQTYYYAVRAVSPGLYKMGPVSADAMYNGEYHSYNGAGVIRVTQ, encoded by the coding sequence ATGCGTAAACAATCGTTGGCCTTAACAACCGTATTGGTTGTTATTTTTTTGCTCGCCTGTAATCGGAGTATTGTAAACCTCGATTATACAAATGCCAAAGGCGAAGTGCAGTCGCTGGGCAACCTGGTATTCCGTTTTGATAAGTCGCTGGTAGCAGATTCGCTGCTGAACCAGTGGGATTCTACTGATTATATCAGCTTTGAACCGAAGATACCGGGGCGTTTTCGGTGGGAATCACCGGATCAACTGGTATTCTCGCCTTCCAGGCCTTTACCACCGGCTACCAGTTTCAAGGCTAAGCTAAATAGTGATATTCTCCAACACAGTAAATATGGTAAGATCGGCAAGGCAGATGAGATCAGCTTCACCACGCCCTACCTGCAACTGGACAATACGAATGTGACCTGGACGCTGGCGGATGAACGCAGCACTACGGCAGTACCGCAGGTAGACCTGTATTTCAATTACCCGGTAAATCCTGCCACGATCAAGGAAAAGATGAAGCTGGAGATAGGCGGCAAAGCTGCCAGCTATGATGTGCTTACGCTGAGCAATGACAGCAAAGTTTCTTTACGCATATTGGGCATCAAAGCAGAAGACAAGGACCTGGACGCCAAGGTAACGCTGGATAAAGGGCTGGTGCCGGATGGTGGCACGAATGGTACAAAAGAGGCCATTGAGAATAAGCTGATCATCCCATCACCCTTCAATCTTAGTATTAATGACGTGACGGCGGAACATGATGGTACGGGCGGTACGGTGTATGTGCGTACCAGCCAGCAGGTGGTGATGGAGAACATCGGTTCCCGGATACAATTTGATCCGGCGGTTAAGTTTACGGTAGCACAAACGGATGATGGTTTCAGCATCAACAGTGAAAGTTTTGATGCGGATAAAACCTATAGCATTACGATCGGTAAGGGGCTGCGCGGCCGCATTGGTGGCGTGCTGCGGGAAGAGTACAAAGGCAATGTAGCTTTTGGTGAGCTGGAACCCTCGCTCAGCTTTGGCAATAGTAAAGGGGTATACCTTTCTTCGAAAGGCAGTCAGAATATAGAAGTGAAGATCATCAACATACCTAAGGTAAAAGTGATCATCTCGAAGATCTATGAGAGCAACCTGTTGTTTGCGCAGCGTTATGGTTATTATCCAAAAGACGCACGCAACAGTTCGGATGATGAAGGAGAGTATTATGAGGACGATTATGGCAGCGGTGGCGACCTATCGGTGGGTGATGTGGTCTACGAAAAAGAGATCGATACGCGCTCGCTGCCCAAATTTGGCAACAGCCGTCTGTTTACGTTCAATGTGGAGGACCGCTTACCGGATTTCAAAGGCATTTATCATATCAAGATACGGTCGGCTACGGATTACTGGGTGACGGACAGCCGGTTTATATCCAAATCGGACCTGGGGCTGATCGCCAAGGAAGGGAAGGACAAGATATTCGTATTTGCCAATTCGATCAAAACAGCGGAAGCGGTAAATGGGGTGAATGTGATCGCCTATGGCAATAACAACCAGGTGCTGGGTATGGGTACCACAAATGCAGAGGGTGTGGCAGAACTGGCGTTGGCACGTAAGGAGTTTGCGGGTTTCCGTCCGGCGATGATCATTGCCAAAACAGGGGATGATTTTAATTACCTGCCTTTCAATAATACAAGGGTGAATACTTCCCGCTTTGAGGTAGGGGGTAAACGCAGCAACAGCACGGGCATGGATGCTTTCATTTATGCGGAGAGGGATATTTACCGCCCCGGTGAGAAGGTCAACTTCTCGGTGATCCTGCGGGACAGGTTGTGGAAGTCGCCCGGAGAGTTGCCGGTAAAGATGAAGTTCCTGATGCCGAATGGTAAGGAGCTAAAAACATTCCGTAAAAACCTGAATGCACAGGGCTCGCTGGAAGCGGATGTGGATATCGCCACATCGGCCATTACGGGCAGCTATACATTAGAAGTGTATACCTCCAATGATGTGTTGCTGGGCAGTAAGAATTTCAGCATCGAGGAGTTTGTACCTGACAGGATCAAGGTAGCTGCCAAACTCGACAAACCTTTCCTGTTGCCAGGGCAAACAGGCACTTTGAGTATCAATGCGGTTAACTTCTTTGGTCCACCGGCGGCCAACCGCAATTACGAAGCAGAAATACAGGTAAAACAGAAATACTTTAGCCCCAAGAAATATAACCGGTTCAATTTCTCGATCCAGAACCAGGGGATATCTTTCGAAAAGGATGTAAAAGAAGGTAAAACGGATGACAATGGCAATGCTACGATGAGCTATGAAGTACCGGAGTTGTATGCGAATAAAGGGCTGCTGCAGGCTACGTTCTATGCTACGGTATTTGATGAAACAGGCCGGCCTGTAAGCCGCAGCACTTCTGCCGATATCTTTACGCAGCAGGTGTATTTTGGTGTGGGCAGTGACGGCTATTGGTATTATCCGCTCAACCAGTCGATCAAATTTCCGCTGATCGCATTGGACAGAAACGAGGGCATTGCCAATGGCGCCAAAGCAGAGATCAAAGTGATCAAGCATGAATACCGCACTATATTAAGGAAAGAGGGTAGTTACTTCCGCTATGAATCGCAGCAGGATGATAAGGTGGTAGCGCAGCAGGTGCTGGCGGTGAATGGTGAGAATACAGCTTTCTCTTTTGTGCCCCGCTCTCCCGGCAATTATGAAATGCGGGTGGCGATACCGGGCGCATCGAGCTATGTAAGCCGCAGCTTCTACAGCTATGGCTCCTGGGGTGGCGACAATAGCTCCTTTGAAGTGGATACAGAAGGTAATATCGATATCAGCATGGATAAATCGGCCTATCAGACGGGAGAAAGCGCCAAGGTATTGTTTAAAACTCCTTTTAGCGGCCGTATGCTGGTGACCATGGAAACGGATAAAGTGGTCTCTTATCAATACGTGAATGTGGAGAACCGCACTGCCTCTGTGGACCTGAAACTGACCCCTGATCATTTGCCCAATGTATATGTGACGGCTACGTTGATCAAGCCACATGATGTAAGTGAAATACCGCTTACGGTAGCGCATGGCTTCCAGAGCATCAGGGTGGAAGAAACGGATCGTAAAATAGCGGTTACGATTGAAGCGCAGAAAGCTGTTCGTTCGCGCACACATCAGAAGGTGACGGTAAAGGCCAAGCCGGGCAGCTTTGTTACGCTGGCTGCGGTGGATAATGGGGTATTGCAGGTGAGTGATTTCAAAACACCGGATCCTTATGGTTATTTCTATGCACCCAAATCGCTGGAAGTGCAGGCTTATGATATGTACCCGCTGTTGTTCCCTGAACTAAGGGCGCGATTGAGCAGTACGGGTGGTGACGGTGATCTGGAAATGAACAAGCGTACGAACCCGATGCCTGCCAAGCGGATTAAGATCGTTTCTTACTGGAGTGGTATTGCCAAAGCAGATGGCAGTGGTAATGCCAGCTTTGAATTTGATATTCCGCAGTTCAGTGGAGAAGTACGGCTGATGGCGGTGGCCTATAAAGATGAGAGTTTTGGCAGCAGTGAAAGCGCCATTACGGTGGCTGATCCGCTGGTACTGAGTACGGCGCTGCCCAGGTTCCTGAGCCCGGGCGATACGGCTACTGTGCCGGTGATTATTACGAATACCACGGCCAAGAGTACTTCAGCAACTGCTACGCTGTCGGTGAGTGGACCGCTTAAAGTGGTAGGAGACAGCAAACAATCGGTGTCGTTGAATGCCAATAGTGAAAGCCGTGCGGTATTCCAGGTGGTGGCTGCACCGGCTGTCAATGTAGGCAAAGTATCTGTGGAAGTGCAGGGATTGGGCGAGAAGTTTACGGATGAAACGGAGATCAGTGTGCGGCCTGCTTCGCCTTTGCAGGTGGTAACAGGAGCGGGTAGTCTTACAGGCGGCAATACGCAACGGATCAATATACCATTGAATGATTTCATGGCGGGTAGTGCGGATTACCAATTGGTGGTAAGCCGCAGTCCTGCGCTGGAACTGGGTAAACAATTGCGTTACCTGGTGCAATATCCTTATGGCTGTACGGAGCAAACGGTGTCGGCGGCCTTCCCGCAATTGTATTACGATGATATGGCGCAGCAAATGCAGACAAAGCAAGCGGGTAATTCAGGAGCCAACTGGAATGTACTGGAAGCGATCCGTAAGATCAAGCTGCGCCAGCTGCGCACAGGTGGTGTGACGTTGTGGGATGGGGAAGGCACGGAGCAGTGGTGGACCTCTATATATGCTGCTCACTTCCTGATAGAAGCGCAGAAAGCGGGTTTTGATGTGGACAAGAGTTTGCTGAATGGTCTCACCAGCTTTATGAATAACCGCCTCCGGGATAAAGAGACGATCAACTATTATTATAATCAGAAAGAGCAGAAGAAAATAGCGCCCAAAGAGGTTGCTTACAGCCTGTATGTGTTGGCATTGGCGGGCAAGCCTAATGTTTCGACGATGAACTATTATAAGGCTAATCCGGCATTGTTGAGCCTGGATGGAAAATACCTGTTGGGGGTAGCGTATGCGATTGCGGGGGATAAAGCCAAGTTCAGGGAATTGTTGCCTACCTCCTTTACGGGAGAAGTGTCGGTGGCGCAAACGGGTGGCAGTTTCTATTCGGATATCCGGGATGAAGCGGTTTCCTTAAATGCGCTGCTGGATGTTGATCCGGGCAACCCGCAAATACCTATCATGACGGCGCATGTGGCCAAGCAGCTCAAACAACGTACCTGGTATAGTACGCAGGAGTGTTCTTTCAGCTTCCTGGCGCTGGGCAAGCAGGCGCGGGCGGCGAATAAGGCCACGGTGACAGCGGAGGTGAAGGTAAATGGTAAAACGGTAGGCAAAGCGGAGGCAAATACGCTGAAATTAAATGCGCAGCAACTGGGTAACAATAATGTAGAGATCACGACTAAAGGAGAGGGAAGGCTCTATTACTTCTGGCAAAGTGAAGGGATCAGTGTGAGCGGCAGCTATAAGGAAGAGGACAATTACATCCGGGTGCGCCGTAAATTCTTTGACCGTTATGGCCGGGTGGTGACAGGGAATACCTTTAAGCAGAATGATATGGTGGTCGTGCAGATCACCCTGGAAAAGGCCTATAATGGTGATGTGGAGAATGTGGTGATCACGGATCTGCTGCCGGCTGGTTTTGAAATAGAGAATCCCCGCACGAAAGAGATACCGGGTATGGACTGGATCAAGGATGGGCATACGCCTACGTACCTGGATGTGCGGGATGACCGTATCAACCTGTTTGTAGACCTGACCAGCTCGCGCCAAACATACTATTATGCGGTGCGGGCGGTATCGCCCGGATTGTACAAGATGGGACCTGTAAGTGCGGATGCGATGTATAATGGGGAGTACCATTCTTATAATGGGGCAGGGGTTATCAGGGTGACGCAGTAA
- a CDS encoding M14 family metallopeptidase yields MRRLLLFFCAILPTLLFAQTITTKYEQSNFQETPTYQEAIAWWKMIDAKFPQISMRAMGPSDAGFPLHLIIVSPDKDTDIASLKKKDKRFILINNGIHPGEPDGIDATMLLVRDIVTNKKTLPANVVLAIIPVYNIGGCLNRSPFYRVDQNGPKEFGFRGNSQNLDLNRDFIKADSKEARSFAEIFHLLDPDVFVDNHVSNGADYQHIMTLLTSQHSKLGGAMGEYMNKQFEPGMYGLMKEKGYDLVPYVSFGGGTPDMGLTAYFDGPRYSSGYATLWHTFAFVPETHMLKTYEQRVESTYALMESFIAFTAKNSSTIKQLREQTKQSVKQQTDFPVSWVLDRSKSATVTFKGFEATRKPSDVSGLPRLFYDRTKPYEKELKYYNYFDAKTTIKKPAAYIIPQGWWKVIDLLKLNKVQMTPLAKDTLIEVEAYRIEDYKSAPRPYEMHHMNSDVKVSTSLRKVAFRKGDYYIPMNQVANRFLVEVLEPQGDDSYFAWNYFDGILGQKEGFSGYAFEDIAAQYLKEHPDLKTKLEEKKATDTALVKSAAAQLDFVYRNSPFYEPAHMQYPVYRIVK; encoded by the coding sequence ATGAGAAGACTTCTACTGTTCTTTTGTGCCATTCTCCCCACCCTTCTTTTTGCCCAAACCATCACTACAAAATACGAACAATCCAATTTCCAGGAAACCCCCACCTACCAGGAAGCGATAGCCTGGTGGAAAATGATCGATGCAAAATTCCCACAGATCAGCATGCGCGCCATGGGCCCCAGCGACGCCGGATTTCCGTTACATCTCATTATCGTGAGCCCTGATAAGGATACCGACATTGCCAGCCTCAAAAAGAAAGACAAGCGTTTTATCCTCATCAACAACGGCATCCACCCCGGCGAGCCCGATGGCATCGATGCCACCATGCTCCTCGTACGCGATATCGTCACCAATAAAAAGACCCTGCCCGCCAATGTAGTACTGGCCATTATACCCGTATACAATATCGGTGGCTGCCTCAACCGCAGCCCCTTCTATCGCGTAGACCAGAACGGGCCCAAAGAGTTTGGCTTCCGCGGCAACTCACAAAACCTCGATCTCAACCGCGACTTCATCAAAGCAGATTCCAAAGAAGCCAGGTCCTTTGCTGAAATATTCCACTTGCTCGATCCCGATGTCTTTGTCGACAACCACGTGAGCAATGGCGCCGACTACCAGCATATCATGACCCTCCTCACTTCCCAGCATAGCAAGCTCGGCGGCGCGATGGGCGAATACATGAACAAACAATTCGAACCAGGCATGTATGGACTGATGAAAGAGAAAGGCTACGACCTGGTACCCTATGTGAGTTTTGGAGGCGGCACCCCAGATATGGGCCTTACCGCTTATTTTGACGGCCCCCGCTACAGCAGCGGCTACGCTACCCTTTGGCATACCTTTGCTTTTGTGCCGGAAACACATATGCTCAAAACCTATGAGCAGCGTGTAGAGTCCACCTACGCATTGATGGAAAGCTTTATTGCCTTCACCGCTAAGAACAGCTCCACCATCAAACAATTGCGCGAGCAAACCAAACAATCCGTAAAGCAACAAACAGATTTCCCCGTTAGCTGGGTCCTTGACAGAAGTAAATCCGCTACCGTTACCTTCAAAGGATTTGAGGCCACCCGCAAACCCAGCGATGTATCAGGCCTGCCCAGACTGTTTTACGACCGCACCAAACCCTACGAAAAAGAACTGAAGTACTACAACTATTTCGACGCAAAGACCACCATCAAAAAACCAGCTGCCTATATCATTCCACAGGGATGGTGGAAAGTGATCGACCTACTCAAACTCAATAAGGTGCAAATGACCCCATTGGCAAAAGATACCCTTATTGAAGTAGAAGCCTATCGTATTGAAGATTACAAATCAGCGCCCCGCCCTTATGAAATGCACCATATGAATAGCGATGTGAAGGTGAGCACCAGCCTCCGGAAAGTAGCCTTCCGCAAAGGTGATTACTACATTCCCATGAACCAGGTAGCCAACCGTTTCCTGGTGGAAGTACTGGAGCCGCAGGGTGATGACTCCTACTTTGCCTGGAATTACTTCGATGGCATACTCGGACAAAAAGAAGGGTTTAGTGGCTATGCCTTTGAGGACATTGCAGCCCAATACCTGAAAGAACACCCCGACCTCAAAACAAAACTGGAAGAAAAGAAAGCAACCGATACTGCCCTGGTCAAAAGTGCAGCAGCACAACTGGATTTTGTATACAGGAACTCCCCTTTTTATGAACCAGCCCATATGCAGTATCCCGTGTACAGAATTGTTAAATAG
- a CDS encoding toxin-antitoxin system YwqK family antitoxin — protein MKIYVLIPTVWALLAVSHTKAQHNTPVASRSLLIPIGLHPPPHTTSSLIIDKKHRQQSLITAFTSNGDTLFAGGFKRGRLHGNWMSWYHPQQLCDSGRLVRNVPDGEWKSWYSNGSPRSIRTYSASMLLRIKDELPRRQSKATFFAITDIAKTDPSYAWQLLTPVYSYITLAMNAADPHLASPRSLEDRVEQNIQSGFHPYLPPFTECVHHGLYMNYYPDGKVKDSGLYANGLREGVWVEFLNSGAMRSTGAYHRGLRQDSWKYYTIAGKLIGVKTYNRRGKETASKRIKENE, from the coding sequence ATGAAAATATATGTACTCATACCTACAGTATGGGCTTTACTGGCTGTCTCCCACACAAAGGCCCAGCACAATACGCCCGTTGCTTCCAGATCTTTGTTGATACCAATTGGTTTGCACCCACCTCCACACACCACCTCCTCGCTGATCATCGATAAAAAACACCGCCAGCAAAGCCTCATCACCGCTTTCACTTCCAATGGTGATACCCTGTTTGCCGGAGGCTTTAAACGTGGCCGGCTTCATGGCAATTGGATGAGCTGGTATCATCCTCAGCAGCTTTGTGATTCCGGAAGACTGGTACGCAATGTACCCGACGGTGAATGGAAAAGCTGGTACAGCAATGGAAGTCCCCGTTCTATTCGTACCTACAGTGCTTCCATGTTGCTCCGCATAAAAGACGAATTACCCCGCCGCCAGTCAAAAGCTACTTTTTTTGCCATTACCGATATCGCGAAAACCGACCCCTCCTATGCATGGCAATTGCTCACGCCCGTTTACTCCTACATTACCCTGGCCATGAATGCAGCAGATCCTCATCTCGCATCACCCCGTTCATTGGAAGACCGCGTAGAACAAAATATACAGAGCGGTTTTCACCCTTACTTACCTCCATTTACAGAGTGTGTGCACCACGGATTGTACATGAATTATTACCCCGACGGCAAGGTGAAAGATTCAGGATTGTATGCCAATGGCCTCCGGGAAGGCGTATGGGTGGAATTCCTCAACAGCGGCGCCATGCGCTCCACCGGCGCTTACCACCGCGGGCTCAGGCAGGACAGCTGGAAATACTATACCATAGCAGGAAAACTCATTGGTGTAAAAACCTACAACAGACGGGGAAAAGAAACAGCCAGCAAGCGGATAAAAGAAAACGAGTAA
- a CDS encoding energy transducer TonB, whose translation MKYKCYFLLFALLGFAISGFAQKKQRDSVRKYLDNHLSFTNKTNMDFAAMAVRERDHWLVVSVYPDTNILLRAYFLDEKLTIKDGPFTLYHPHKIKAVEAYFINNIKQGAFRSWYTNGQIKDSGFYVNNYQSGEWYTWNEEGQLTAILHYQDSSNIKTVARALVNPNLKRPSMLAGDTSIGVLSGTALRYFPTGQLQDSGAYKFNHKQGIWKYWYANGQMESTGAYVNGQQEGEWEFFRESGIRSTKEKYVKNKVAALECYDEQGAFSGNTCPLQKPPVALGKFMDFDKYVLDNIYWPQELAYADIQGKVIIEYTITKEGELVDLKVLDTPHKLMAMAVMKFFNALKWSPAVSHNRPIAQTMRYAVPFFR comes from the coding sequence ATGAAGTATAAATGTTACTTTCTCCTGTTTGCATTGCTCGGCTTTGCCATCAGCGGCTTTGCACAAAAGAAACAACGCGACTCTGTACGCAAATACCTCGACAACCACCTGTCTTTTACCAATAAAACCAATATGGACTTCGCGGCCATGGCTGTGCGGGAACGTGATCATTGGCTGGTGGTATCCGTGTACCCCGATACGAATATTTTATTAAGAGCTTATTTCCTCGATGAAAAGCTCACTATCAAAGATGGCCCTTTTACCCTCTATCATCCCCACAAGATAAAAGCCGTAGAAGCATACTTTATCAATAATATAAAGCAAGGCGCCTTCAGATCATGGTATACCAATGGCCAGATAAAAGATTCAGGCTTTTATGTCAATAATTACCAATCCGGCGAATGGTATACCTGGAATGAAGAAGGTCAATTGACTGCCATCCTGCATTACCAGGATTCCTCCAATATTAAAACAGTAGCCCGCGCCTTGGTAAATCCCAACTTAAAGCGTCCATCTATGTTAGCAGGCGATACAAGCATTGGTGTATTGTCCGGTACCGCCTTAAGGTATTTCCCAACCGGCCAGTTACAAGATTCTGGCGCTTATAAATTCAATCACAAGCAAGGCATTTGGAAATACTGGTATGCCAATGGCCAAATGGAATCAACGGGCGCTTATGTCAACGGCCAACAGGAAGGTGAATGGGAATTTTTCCGTGAGAGCGGCATCCGCAGCACCAAAGAAAAATACGTAAAGAATAAAGTAGCCGCCCTGGAATGCTATGATGAACAGGGTGCCTTTTCAGGCAACACCTGCCCGCTCCAAAAACCTCCCGTGGCGCTGGGCAAATTCATGGATTTTGATAAATATGTATTAGACAATATTTACTGGCCCCAAGAGCTTGCTTACGCAGATATTCAAGGCAAAGTGATCATAGAGTATACCATCACCAAAGAAGGAGAGCTCGTAGACCTGAAGGTATTGGATACTCCACACAAGCTCATGGCCATGGCTGTCATGAAGTTTTTCAATGCACTCAAATGGTCCCCTGCGGTTTCACACAACCGCCCAATTGCCCAAACCATGCGGTATGCAGTTCCTTTTTTTCGATAA
- a CDS encoding sigma-70 family RNA polymerase sigma factor has translation MEEFRPLLITYAYNILGSLEEAKDIVQDAFLKFMDIDSSKIDDKRNYLIRTVVNLSINAKKRQQKLVGEYPGPWLPEPVATEKADGGIMQKEVLSYSLMVLMEKLNARQRAVFILKEAFDYEHEEIAEVLDISVENSRKLLSRAREQLQKGTPVAHKPAETAAIDKYLNAIQQGNTHELEQLFHDEIVLLSDGGGKAIAATRPLVGIKAVTSFLMGVYAKNYQFARIEKGTVNHEPALLYYFDNVLVTCQIFSIRDGQVDNFYFMRNPDKLKELQK, from the coding sequence ATGGAGGAATTTAGACCGCTACTGATCACCTACGCCTATAATATTCTTGGTTCGCTGGAAGAGGCCAAAGACATTGTGCAGGATGCCTTCCTGAAATTCATGGACATAGACAGCAGCAAGATTGATGATAAACGAAACTACCTTATCCGTACTGTTGTTAACCTCTCTATCAATGCCAAGAAGCGGCAGCAGAAACTGGTAGGGGAATATCCCGGTCCCTGGTTGCCGGAACCAGTAGCGACAGAAAAGGCCGACGGCGGGATCATGCAGAAAGAAGTGTTGTCATACTCGCTCATGGTACTCATGGAAAAGCTCAATGCCCGGCAAAGAGCGGTATTCATCCTCAAAGAGGCATTTGATTATGAGCATGAAGAGATTGCCGAAGTATTGGATATCAGTGTAGAAAATTCCAGGAAGCTGTTGAGCCGGGCCAGGGAACAGCTGCAAAAAGGCACGCCGGTGGCGCATAAACCTGCGGAAACAGCTGCTATTGATAAATATTTGAATGCGATCCAACAAGGGAATACGCACGAGTTGGAGCAATTATTTCACGATGAGATCGTGCTGTTGTCGGACGGCGGTGGGAAAGCGATCGCTGCTACGCGGCCACTGGTTGGTATTAAGGCAGTTACCAGCTTCCTCATGGGAGTCTATGCCAAAAACTACCAGTTTGCGCGAATTGAAAAGGGGACGGTTAACCATGAGCCGGCCTTGTTGTACTATTTTGATAACGTACTGGTTACTTGTCAGATCTTCTCCATCCGGGATGGGCAGGTAGACAATTTCTATTTTATGCGTAATCCTGATAAGCTAAAAGAACTTCAAAAATAA